DNA from Quercus lobata isolate SW786 chromosome 1, ValleyOak3.0 Primary Assembly, whole genome shotgun sequence:
TTCTTAACTGAAGCTAAGGTTTAAACAAAACCTCGGCCAGGTTCATCTCCTCAGGTCAcctgccttgggtaaattaattcctaaaataagctaagagttaaacagaatctCGGTCAAGTTCAACTCCTCGGGTCACCtgccttaggtaaattaatttataaaataagctaagggttaaacagaatctaGGCCAGGTTCGACCCCTCGGGTAACCTacctttgggtaaattaactctTAGATAAGTTAAGGATCAGTCAAAACCTTAGCTAGGGTCGACTCCTTAGATCACCTATCTCGGTTAAATTAGTTCCCGTAAAGTCAGGCAAATTCTCGGTTTACTTGTACTCCTCATGGTGACCAAGAGTTAAAATGGTTTTTCAGCACTTTATGATATTCACAAAGAGTATTGGCAAGTTGTTCCTTAGCtactattcttaaaaaaataataataataaaataaaataaaataaagaaccaCATATGCACATCATGTAAGAAAAAACCTTTATTATTAATCAAAATATGGGGAACTACAAATCAAGGGATCTTGCAAGAAAGGCTGGAAGTAGAATCATAAATCCTATTACAAAAATGGCCTAATTCTATTTTTTAGCCCCTACTTCTCAGCCTCACTCTCCTTCTCAACCACATACTTTTTATGCCCACCTTCAATTGAAGGCTGAGGAGCTGGAGGAAAGATGGTCCTTACTAGGTTCCTTAGCTCCAAAGAAGGGTCCACTCTGGCTACATTCAAAGCTTTAGCTTAGACTTATTAACAGAACCCTTGGCAAACCTCCTTAAGCTAAGACTTAAGTTCCACCTCTATCTCCGTTTGCCCAAGCTTGTAGGCCACTTGCTCCGTCTTCTATATCTTCTCCTTCGTGCCCTCCATCTCTTTCTTCAGTGCCTCAATGTTCTATCTAGCAATGGCCATTTGCTCCTTCTCTTTCTAGAGATGAACATGTTGCTCTTGAGCTTGCCTCTCGAACCCAGCCATGGTAGCCTCTGCACTTTTCTTAGCCTTCTCGCTCTCGGTTAGTTGGTTGAGGGTCTTATTTACCTTCTTCTCGACATGAGTTTAGGCCTTGTTAGCCGTGAACCTCCCTGATTCCTTCTCCTTGACTTAAGCCATGGCACAATCCACCTATTCCTCAGTGACATGGGATGCCTAAATAGCCTAACAATAAGAAAATAGTAGGAAATGATTAACCCAAGGCTTAATATTGTGTGGAAAACACACACATGGCATAATAGTAAGGATAAAAAGAGAGCTGAGGCTAAAAATCTTACTAGTGCTAAGTCCCTCTTGAGAGACAGGAACACCTCATGCTTCTTAAGGTTCCTCAACTCATTCATGTCCCAAGGAAGAAGGAGCGCTTATTCCACCACATCAGCCACATAATCGACCCTCCCCTTGGCGAAGTCCTTTATTGAGGCATCCGAAGGAAGAGGGGCACCATCTAACACCAACTCCGGATTCCAGTTTGGAACCCTTAATCGGCGTTTGGCGGCTACCTCTAAGGCCGTACTCTTAGAGACGCTCTTCATTTGTTGAAGTTGAGCAAATTTGGCCCCCTTAGTAGGCTTAGAGGGAGGCTGATCATGAATTTCCCCTTCTTCCACAATCTCTTTGTCTTGCTTTTTATCcctcttttgctttttcttGGCTTGTTCAGCAGGAGAATTCCAAGGAAGGATGGGAGTCGAAGGCCTCGAAGCAACGGGAACCTCGAATAGGGCCACCCCAGCATGGACCTCTGAGAGAACCAAAAGGTTTAGAGTCCTCTTTTGAACCACCATTCCTTCAAGTATATTGGTGGCTTGTTGGTTAGCGTTAACTTACATAACAGGCCGAGGTCTTGAACTGGTCTCAGGGCTTTCAGTTGGGTTTGGCCTATCAAAGATTTCAAAACCCTCTTCAAGGTCTACAATGAGAGTTTCCTTCACAACCTCTTCTTGCTCTTTTTCAGAAGGTATGGGTTCCTCCTTGGCCTGAATGATTTGGTCAACCTAATAAGCAGTGAGTTCGACTGGAAGAGTTCCTGCAAGGGGAGGACCTTTGATGAATCCTTCAACCGCCACGTCAATCTTGGCAACCTGAGGATCCTTGGCCTTGATCACGTGCTTCAAGGACTAGAAGTGAGTGGAGATTGGAGTGTATCTGAGAATGATGTGGGCAGCATAGAGTTGACCGTCCATATAGAGGAATATCTCAGATTTAAGGATCCTATTGAGGTTGGGGACATTCACTAAGTTGAAATTCTTTGCGGTGAAATCCttgtttgcaaaaaaaaaaaaaaaaaaaattattaaaaaaaacatagttgGTAAAATAAAAGGATATCTCAATCCTAGGCCCCTATTTACTGAACCTGGTGTTCTGTCTCTGACGAGAAAATGATGTCCATCATGCCAGTCCCCTGAAATGATCAAGAAGTCCCCCCCATCCAAACTCTTGTTAGTTTTAGGAAGACAGGAAATCAACCTAATCGCGGGGACGCTAGTTCTAAGGTAAATACCCTGTGTCCTCGCTATCCTAGCAACTATATACCTAGTTGATATCATGATGGGTCAAGTCAACACCCATATTCTTGATCAACCGAGCTACGTTGTTTACTAACCGAAAAAGGTTTAGGGAGCACTAGGTAGGGCAAAGCCTAAAGAAGTTAAGAAAGTCTCTCATAACCCTATCCATAAGGAACCTCATCCCACCCTCTATAAAAGCTATCATGGTGATAACTATGTCCTCAGTCTTTCTTTTGGTGTACCAATCCCCTAATTCACAATATTCTGTGGTCACCCTAGCGGGAATATTATACTTAGCCTTGAAAGCCTCTTTCTTTTCGAGAGTTTCTACCAAGCTAGCAAATCTACCCATCCTAAAGagtgaaagaaaagaagaaagaattctACGCTAAGCAAAAGCTTGAAGAATTTACAAGTGTGGGAAGTTAGGCTTCTCGGGTAGCTTTTCTAAAGATGAAGTAAATTTTCCTGAAAGTGGGAAGAATGACCTCCACCTCCCTTTATATAAGGGTGAAAAGATAGCGGTAATTTTCCCGCCCATTAACTCTGAAAAACGTTAGCTGTAAGATCTTCATCTTGCTATAGAACGTAGGGGGACAAGTAGCCGTCTGTAGCACTAAGGATACCAAAGAGTCAGGAGCGTGTTTAAGGTAGTTGAAAAGACTTTTCTACATGGAAATGCACCCAAAGCGTGCCAACTCCCCCATCACTACTTTCCACTCCCTCGAATGGCAAGGGGAGTGAAGTTTGAGGGGGCTATAATGGGAAGGAGAAGCCCGAAGAGAGAGGATCATTGGCTAGAATCCGCCCAAGGGGTAATGGGGCCTAACTATTCATCAAATCAGGCCCAGCCCAATCAAGATAACCTAGTCAGAGAAATTAAAGAGAGTGGCTCGCCTAAGGAGCCCAAAGGGCAAATGCTCCTCAGAAGACGAGGGACAAACCACCAAGGCCATAAGGTTGAAGGCTAACGGAGGAAGTAGAGATGTGCAAGCAAGTGGAGGAGGAAGTTTCCAAATAAAGCACCCATCACCATCACATTTAATGCACTATATCAACTCAGCCTGCCGCATTAATGGCAAAATGACCCCTAAATAATGCCCTCATAGGCTACATCCTACTATACTACCACCAACAAGGCAGTGATGGGACAAGTAAGGATCAACGGCCATCCAAATGGAGGGCTGGGATGCAATCCAAGCAACTATATAAAGGAAGGAAGCTCCTCTAGGATGGGGGATCGAAAAAAgttcaaagagagagaagtagGGAAATAGAAAGGAAGAATGAGCATTGTAAGTCCGAGAAGTGTAAAACTCTAGAACTATTGCTCCTTAGCAAGCCCAAGGAAGAACTAAAATaagaatttctttctttcttgacTCAACTCTTAACTTAAATTGTTATTTTGTCAACCATCTTTCTTTAAATTACGAAACAAAGGCTATCAAGGTGTAAAAGGTTGACCTTGACCATCCATCTCTCCAAATTAGTTGTATTAGGCTATTTCCCAACCCAACTTCGTTCTCGCTGGGCCaagcctttttcattttttgcccCCCTACACTTGCAATAGTGGTCAATATCTTGATATGTTTAGTGCTTGTGCTGAGGTTTTATTCCTACCATTTAAAactttaacatatttttttcaaatattgagCATGATTTGAACCTTATTCGAACCATGTTCGGTTCTAGAAACTGGACGGTTCAACCACGGTTTGAGCGGTTCAAAGATTTTAGTGTAATGTCCAATTGTTGGTGCCTAAAAAACCGGCCTTTAGGCTAGTTCTCGATTAACCCAGTCAGACCGATCGATTCGGTCCGGGTCTAAAAACATTGCTTTGATGGTGCCATGTttaaggaggaaaagaaagcAAGTATTAGGGTTGTAATCCACAATGACCTTGGATAGGTTATGGTCTccatgtctaaaaatatttatttacattCCTCAGTTGATAAAATTGAAGCTCTGGTTGTTGTAAGAGCCTTAATTTTTGCTCAAGAAGTAGGTTTTTCTTCCATTATCCTTGAAGGCAACTCTGACAGAGTTATAAATTCTTTGAGGAGTGAGaaaacttcattttcttcttttggtcaTTTGATTGAGGATGTAAAGGTTATAGCAGAATCCTTTATTGGTTTTACTGTATCTCATGGTAAGAGACAGGGAACTTCTGTTGCTCACAATTTTGCTATACATGCTAGATTTAAAAGCGTGGATGGAGGGTGTTCCTTCACATCTTAATTCTATAATTGTTGTTGATTTGGCACCCTttctttaatattattatagctttcttcttttcaaaaaaaaaaaaaattgttgcaagtgtatgaaatttttttttttttttcctttttcaatgGATAATAGAGAGATTTGCTGTTGCAAGTGTTTTTCAATGGATTTCGGTTATGTTTTTACTAACCATGGTTAAACTTTCATAAAGAAATTCttatagaaatttaaaatattttgttactaatataaacataaggataattttttatcagaaatttagaatttttttccccatcaaattttgggtaaagtGGAGTGTAATTACCCCTAAATAACGAGGATAAAATTATTACTATCCAAATATATGAACTAAAATAGtaattttgctttcttttttttttttgcaaaaccaccattttggtccttacttTTTTGAATCATGGTCAATctagtctctacattttggtaatagtcaatttggtctctccTAAATTTCAACTTGCagtcattttggtccctactgTTAACTCACTAATAGAAAATTCCTATATGGCTAATGGATTGCATTGTTAGCATgtctaatattaaaaaagtaaatttgaTACATAcgtgtttatattttattgactGTAGCAACACTTAGATGCCAAAAAAGCtatgtcagcatttaaattttttttttctttttatttactaaCTTCTTTCCTTTTcgttttttattccttttaattttcttatggaatttcacttctctctctcaacattTATCAACAGTAGGGATGgaaatttttatccatatccatgaaCCCGCCCATTACCCACCTTTtttggataagtcttaacccaacccatttgagtATTTGGGTTTAATGGATAAAGAcccatttggttatttaatttgttgggtctaaatggataaatccactaatacccactaaacccatctaaaatataaaattaaataaacccaCTAATACCCACTAATACccttctaaaatctaaaacttaaataaacagTATAACCTCTAGATTTCTAAGCCCAAGCTCTCAGTCTCACTCTCACTCAGATTTTCTCAGTAGCCAAAAACTTTCCCAAATAATTTAACCTCAAGATTTCTAAGCCCAAACAGTTTCCCTTAGATTTTctcaataaccaaacaaaaggaaattctaGAGAGAGAACGGGGATGGAATCGGAGTTCACCAAAGGAGCATCGTGGTCCGTCCATGTGGCATCCGCTTCGTTTATTACCGTTGGATTGATCCTTGGGCCCACGATGATGTCTGGAAGATCGAACGGTAGAGACGGGGTGTGGTTGAACTCAGAGATGAGTGAGTCAACCCAGGACGCGATATCAAAGGGGTTGTAGTGAATGGTATTGGAAGAAGCGAGCTGGGAGAGCTCAACGGGAGAGTTGACCATGGCGGTTTCAAGGCGCTCGAGTCATTGAGCCACGTGGCAAAGATCGAAGGAGCGGACCTTGTAACTGGCGCTCCTCTGGTGAACTCCAATTCCTTATAATGCGATCCCCTTTACTCAATTCTTTGTTGCTGTGCTACTGAATTGGCTTTAGTTGAACTGAATTCCATGTTTCTAGCAAATCCATTCTGAGatgataattttcaaaattttacttcttttttttaatttctatatcTATGTTTTTCTAGTCAACCAAACAGATTTCTTCTGTGTTCTACGTTAAAGATTTTGGGTGTTGATATATTGCTTTGTTGACTAtataaaagttagttaaaagattaaaaaaaaaggttttttaagtGAACGAATTGTTTTGCATTTGATAGAAGTGTGGAGAATGTTGGATTTGAGTTTCTAAAGGATTTATTCTAAGATGGGTTTCTAgggaaagtttctaaagttatttatttatttaggtcATATTGCGTTAAATAGGcgggttactaattaaatgggttagGCGGataatgaataattaatttatatataaacgggtcataaatgaataaatgggtaattacgcacccaacccatttatgacccaactcgcccatttgccacccctattCAATAGATAACCAGAACTCAAATCTTCTCcagtctctctctttctagtttATCTCATTCCTCTCTCTTGGTTCCTCCATCTCAAGTCCACCTAGGTTGGCATCCGCATAGCTCGCCACACTAACAGTAAGATGCACGGCGGCACCGCCGCAAGAGTCATCGTCTTGCTACACAAGGAGAGTGGTTGCTCCAAGTCGAAGCTGGAGATGTTGATTCCAACACTTGGATCACCTCTCGTTGGTCTAGATCGCGATCTAGGtatctttgattttgttattaCAGTTGTTGGTGGCTCATTTCAATAGCACTATCCTATTGGTGAGATCGACAAGTACAAGGTCTTGAGATTTGATTTGAAGGGTTGGTTTGAAAACGGGTTGACCAGATATTTCTTGGGTTGTGGCTGGTTGAAATTTGAGTAGTTGTTGGTTGCCAAACTTCAGGCGGTTGAGTCGTAGTTAGTCTGTAAGGGGTGAATGACGGTCACTTGGAGCATCTTGGATTTGTGGTTGAAGTTTGATGTTTTAGTTGCGTCTTGAGTAGTGTTGGCGAGAAGGCTTAGATTTGTGATTCACAGCAAAGGGATTCACCTAGAGACATTAGCAGGGTAGAGAGACATTAGCACGAATGtggatttttttgatttttttggtattgtattgatattttttttttttgtatttgtttttgtgtttgaatgtcaagaaatttttttttttctttttagaaacaactgctaagaaaataagaaattgataattttgttatttaaattgttattataaagttttgaaattttatttgaatttttatttatattttttaaatgctgacatggccTTTTTGCCATCTAAGCACTGATGTGgtcaacaaaatataaacacaccaacatcaaatttaatttaatttttttaatattagacaTGTCAAAAATGCAATCTGTTAGACATATAGACATTTTCTATTAATGAGTTAACAATAGACAGATATAAACTAAATTaactacaaattaaaaataatataaattaaattgattattaccaaaatataaaaagtaaatatatttttccctttgtttttccGTTCAATCATTGAAGCCCCAATTCATTCCACGCCTTGAAAttgccaaaagaagaaaagaaacaaaatccaatcaaaCAGAAAAAAGATTAACCAGTTCCCGACAGATACTTTTCTTCCTTATAGACTCAATCAAAACCCTCAATCACTCCCTCCCTAAAAATCATTAACccattttcaaatttcaaattcactGAAATCCAAGTAACTCTCAACACATAAAAGACCGAGACAGAGTCATAAtcacaaagagagaaagaaaactgAAGAACCTGAAGTGGAGATGGCGACACTTCAGAAATTCAAGCTACTAGCTACGCAATGCGGCGTAGCTCCGAGCCCCACTCGGAGCCCAAGGACGAGCCCAGTGGTCCAACTCCCTCGGCGCAAGACCACTCTGCGAATGCTCCTCAGCCGAAGCCGCTCAAACCCGCCGTTTCCGCCACTAATTCCTTCGATATTTTCACCGCAAAAGAAGGacaagaagaaggagaaagaaaaggatTCAATGGCGGTGCAGAGTCACACTCTCAAGGACCTGTTCGTGTCTTCACCGCCTCTCGAACTCGAAGAGACTCATGGTGGAGAAATGGAAGAGAGGCTTGGTTTGGTTGGGAGCGGAGGAATTGGATGCGGTTTTGATAATTGGAGAGCCGGACCGGGTTCGCCGAAACCGGTCTGGAATGGTTTCCGTTACAGGTCGTTGTTAAGGAGGGCTTGGCGTCCTGTGCTGACTACTATTCCTGAGTAGTCACTAGTTAATGAGGCCAAATTTTCGACATAACTTTTCAAGTTTACCCactaaaaatatgaaaacaataATGTTTTAATAGTTAGGTGGGTTAGTTCATAATTTTGAAGTGTTCATGATAGAGCTTATCATTGgaacaattaatatatttttgttcGTCTGTTGTTGTCGCTGCTGCTGCCGTTGTCATAGAGGTTAGATTCTATTTCTTGTGTTAACGGTAATTAAGTGTTCTCTGTATTTCCAAATTTCGTAGAAATGGAAGCCTTGTATgctacttctcaaaaaaatgtGCTGCTATATATTGCGTTAAGGTTACTATGAAGTTGAAGTTATGAATCTATATATATGTGATGCtgttacttatttttttgtgtatttctttaaatttttttctttggtagaTGGTTGTTAAGGTCACCATGATGTTAGTCTATTTTATGGTACATTTCTGGGACTTTAATTGTAAGAAAATCtatcaaacaaaataatggaCGTGATACAAGATTGATAAAACGGTCATTTTTAGACATGTATCATGTTTGCGTCAAAGTTCAGCGCACAAGCCAAAGCCAAACCGAATCTTCAAAATAAATTCCGATGATTGTTGTGTCACATTTCATATCCAGGACCAGGGAAAAGctgttgcttcttcttcttcttcttttgctttttgtgATGGTGGTCCTCTTGGACTGCTTTTCAAGATAAAGAATTCAGTGGAAAGTGAAAGTAAAAGTGCGTTGGACCAGGACTAGGACTGTGGCTCATGGACGCAAGAGAATATTTGTTAAGGCTAGAAGAGAACCATCCACTCCGTGAAAAGGCAAAAGATAAAGCCACGCTCAGTCAAAGGTGGTCTTGGcttcacattttgaaaattccCCCCTTTATATATTATTCGTGCGGTATAATAATAGTGTAAGAAATTTTGTGGGAGAAGAACTATTCTTATCcttgccccttttttttttttttttttttcgtgttttccttcttcttttttataatttaatcgTTGAAATACTTGAGATTTaaacattaaatattttcactttcacactaaaaagtaaaattgttatatattatttatttttgggaagCCATCACCCATGATTAAAGAAGTGggttgttttcttaaaaaataaatttaaatagaaaaagtaCCGAGCTAGCGGTGTTACTTTATGCAGCTTGTAATATGTGAATTTCTTAacatagcttttttttttttttttttttttttggttaaaataacATAGCTTATTAAAGTTAACAAGAGCGCGCTGTTTTTATCCTAATTTTCATCCTTTGTATTAGTAAAATTCCTTTTGCCTATGCAAGAAAGAATTTGATTGAGAAAATTGGGCCTCGCCTTGGTCTCATGAGATGATGAGAGCATGAGCTTTATTGTTTCTCCACAGTTTGAACTACGTCCAAGAATAGCACATcaacaatcaaattatcaaaaattttaaataaattaaattaaattaaaatgagacTCCTTCAGTCGTTTTCAATTTTAAGACTAGagaaatttcttcatttttaccATTAGAGTTTATACACATTAAATTACATTTAGGAATGTACTATTTGGACGACAAGTTGAGCTAAGCTCTGTTTTGCATGACTCCTTTAAAGCCTACGTATTTCAGATAAGAATCAAAGCAAAGTAAATCAAAGAGAATCTCTGCAAATAGACTTGCTAGCTTTAATCCAACTGGGATCTTCCAACTATCAATTTTATCAATATACATGGCAGTGCGGACGTATTGAGTTCAATTCTGGACCACAACATTGAAGAAAAGCATAGAAATGATTGGCTCTGAGAAGAAATAATTTGTAGGGCTCATACTTAAAGTCACTTTAGAAGATTCTTGCTCATCCAATCGAACTTACAACTTTTGCTTCTATAAACCagaattattacattttttttttcttgacaaaCTCAATAAAATGCCAAGTCCACATTCCGAATTGAACGGAGATATGGGAAGTACTAATTACAATATTGAactcaaattaaattgttttcaaaaaaatgcaaTTGCTTTTATTCACCTTCAcatttaagttatttttttgggggctggacttttttttttcttttttcttttttttttttcgtttcaGCTGGACAAATTTAAGCTAACTGAGCATTTCTATTCTTTGGAAACAAAAATTCTCTAACGGTACAGAGGACAAAAAATTAGTCAATCACTGTCTGCTGCTAGTCAAATGGGTTTTATGATTGCCGCAAGTTAGTGTCATAATCTCCTCCAGTGCATCCGTTGCCCCGTGGAGACCCTTGGTGGAGCTGTCAATGCTTATTATCTGGAGGTACAACCCGCTCCAAGAATCTACGTATCATCTCGTAACTGGTAAATGTAATAACAGCGGATGGAGTTGTTCTCAACAGATTAGTTGCACAACCACGGTAAAAGCCAGTAAGGCCTTCCTTTCGGAACACCTTCTTAACACAATCAATAACCCCTGCATATTGGACTTCAGTATTTCTGGCCTGCCCTTGCTCTTGCAGCCGGGAACGCACTACCTggttatttaaatttcaatcaggacaacaaaaacaaagcatgAGAAAGCTGGAAAGGGAGAGTTTCTCAGGCATTAGGCCATACTTCAGTTTGGCAAAATAAGAGTGCAGCCAAACATACCTCATGTGGGTAAGTCATCACGGAGGCAACTACTTTTGCTACTGACGATGCAACAGCAACGTTTCCTGGACTCAACGTATCAACTGTTGTGTTACCtgacaatttaaatttttaagatCAACACCAATTAAATGTAAGAAAACACAGAAAATTCTAGCATATTTAACCcaataaaaaactaaacaaatcAGCAGTACCCCTTCTCGCCATATAAGACTTGATCTTTTCATATGCAGGAAATTGAATGGCAACATGACTTATCCCGGCCAATGAAGGAACAATGCCActgtttcaaacaaaaaaaatatcatgacAAAAAGAATACAGCATGGAGATTTTCTTTGTTGAATTAAAAGACATGGAAAGCACACTTCAGTAATCGCTTTGAGCAGAATGGGTCTCAATCATTCTAACAAATCTTTTTATAATATAACTTATAACCAATTTAAGTAAAAGAGTAGCTAGCTACATTAATTACCACAATTAGTCATAAATGTATTTAAGATTGGATCCCAGATACTGGTCATTTGCAAACTCACATAATACACATCAAACTAAGGAAGAACTTACCTATACAATCCTCGAATGCCTTCCTCATGTGCTATCCTTGTCAAAGCAGAAAGCATACCTTTGTAAGGAATTACATCCCGCCTCATTCCCTGTGTCTGAatgaagatgaaaaagaaatgatTATCCGAAACACCTCAATGAAACATAAACAAAATGTGATATGTCGGGAAACTTGGGTATTACCAGCCATATCatgttattacattacaatatcATTTTACGAAAGACAATGCATATTCTGAGCAGCTTTCAAGCACAGAATCATCAGCTAATGCCTTATATTTTAAGACTACTTAAGCCAATAAACCACAACACTACTAACCATTTTGAGATCCCTAAGTCTTGGATTAGGCCATAAAAATGGAGGGACAGGACAGGTCATAGGTGGAAATCTTACTGACCAATAAAAACAATACTGCCATCcactataattaaaaacaagtgaatatatatatatcatagttTATATATGTCAATTTGTTGATGTCTTGATGATATTCTTCTAATAGCACCCTTTCCTTAATTTGGCAcctttccttaattttttttttctttaataccCTTTTCAAAGTCAACCACTCTTCCTAAAATCAAATTGTCCATTGATATCATGTTATCAACAaatcaacatatataaaatcTGTTTACCATCTTACCATGTCAGGCTTATACAGCCCTTCATCTCATATGACAGGTTGCAAATTACAAGGATTGAAGATAATGTGATCTttatggaagagagagagagagagaccaaatCATGTTGTCTGATGGTCTACAGAAAAATGAGGTATGGCTATACTAGGGTGACAGAAGGATCAAATATTGCAAGCATATCTTGAGTGAAAAACTGAGGAAAAACTTTGAGAAAGGAGGGTGAAAATAAAGCATTAACTGTTATAAGTTGATAATTGGCTTAAATGTACCTAGTCCAATAATTAATATCTCACACACCCACAATAATTAATAGATATTCCAGTTCTTGTTTCCTGAGAGAAGTCAAAGCAACGAATCCAGCTACATTAAAATATCCATCCCTTGGCATCTCAAAGAAATGCATTAGAGAGATGTATCTCTTATTATCTTAGAGAAATAACTTGCCAGCTTAAAAGTGATTAAGCATCAACCACCTGGGGCTGCTATTGAATTAACATTTCTAGCAGTCTTCCACAGAATCTCCATTTTGTCAATTCTAAATAAACCTTCCTGCTAAAATACGGGTATAGAACTTAAAGAAGACAGTTTTAGCTTCGCCGTTTGGTTGCTGTATTG
Protein-coding regions in this window:
- the LOC115954910 gene encoding uncharacterized protein LOC115954910, with amino-acid sequence MATLQKFKLLATQCGVAPSPTRSPRTSPVVQLPRRKTTLRMLLSRSRSNPPFPPLIPSIFSPQKKDKKKEKEKDSMAVQSHTLKDLFVSSPPLELEETHGGEMEERLGLVGSGGIGCGFDNWRAGPGSPKPVWNGFRYRSLLRRAWRPVLTTIPE
- the LOC115990195 gene encoding nicotinamide adenine dinucleotide transporter 2, mitochondrial-like isoform X3 is translated as MTRTRDSCDGPTTSDVICNACAGASAGAIAATFVCPLDVIKTRLQVHGLPPVHKGSIIITSLKDILRTEGFKGMYRGLSPTIVALLPNWAVYFTVYEQLKGLLHSHGAGAATSIATNPLWVVKTRLQTQGMRRDVIPYKGMLSALTRIAHEEGIRGLYSGIVPSLAGISHVAIQFPAYEKIKSYMARRGNTTVDTLSPGNVAVASSVAKVVASVMTYPHEVVRSRLQEQGQARNTEVQYAGVIDCVKKVFRKEGLTGFYRGCATNLLRTTPSAVITFTSYEMIRRFLERVVPPDNKH
- the LOC115990195 gene encoding nicotinamide adenine dinucleotide transporter 2, mitochondrial-like isoform X1: MTRTRDSCDGPTTSDVICNACAGASAGAIAATFVCPLDVIKTRLQVHGLPPVHKGSIIITSLKDILRTEGFKGMYRGLSPTIVALLPNWAVYFTVYEQLKGLLHSHGDSDNQLTFGENMLAAAGAGAATSIATNPLWVVKTRLQTQGMRRDVIPYKGMLSALTRIAHEEGIRGLYSGIVPSLAGISHVAIQFPAYEKIKSYMARRGNTTVDTLSPGNVAVASSVAKVVASVMTYPHEVVRSRLQEQGQARNTEVQYAGVIDCVKKVFRKEGLTGFYRGCATNLLRTTPSAVITFTSYEMIRRFLERVVPPDNKH
- the LOC115990195 gene encoding nicotinamide adenine dinucleotide transporter 2, mitochondrial-like isoform X2 — encoded protein: MTRTRDSCDGPTTSDVICNACAGASAGAIAATFVCPLDVIKTRLQVHGLPPVHKGSIIITSLKDILRTEGFKGMYRGLSPTIVALLPNWAVYFTVYEQLKGLLHSHAAAGAGAATSIATNPLWVVKTRLQTQGMRRDVIPYKGMLSALTRIAHEEGIRGLYSGIVPSLAGISHVAIQFPAYEKIKSYMARRGNTTVDTLSPGNVAVASSVAKVVASVMTYPHEVVRSRLQEQGQARNTEVQYAGVIDCVKKVFRKEGLTGFYRGCATNLLRTTPSAVITFTSYEMIRRFLERVVPPDNKH